One segment of Lytechinus pictus isolate F3 Inbred chromosome 13, Lp3.0, whole genome shotgun sequence DNA contains the following:
- the LOC129274550 gene encoding transmembrane ascorbate-dependent reductase CYB561-like isoform X1: MGKSKFTGRQLKESTKQTVPLARRPPLRLRPSPPSSHAHSPPPPATPTTMLCFYLLLGISQALAVIILILAGFWTGHTLGGFAWDGTSKEFNLHPLLMILGFIFLYGDAILMFRILRTENKTAVKVIHLLMQALALICACIALKAVFTFHTTMGFPHLYSLHSWVGLTAFILFSLQWIVGFVSFFFPKLREDFRASYLPIHRYFGVAIFATAVAAALIGINEKLFFVYSGTDGNEKYASRPNGAYVGNFLAFFILIFALIVGYLVTHPKYIREQQPNEETMPLASSAAMRQFQSTDQVPEAEEAK; this comes from the exons ATGGGAAAGTCAAAATTTACAGGTAG ACAATTGAAGGAAAGTACGAAGCAAACAGTACCGCTTGCCAGGCGCCCACCTCTTAGACTCCGCCCATCACCACCTTCCAGCCACGCCCACAGTCCTCCTCCTCCAGCCACGCCCACCACCATGCTTTGCTTCTATCTTCTCCTGGGTATCTCCCAAGCCCTAGCGGTTATCATCCTGATCCTAGCGGGGTTCTGGACCGGTCACACCCTCGGTGGATTCGCCTGGGATGGTACATCGAAGGAATTCAACCTTCATCCACTCCTCATGATCCTCGGGTTTATATTCCTATACGGAGATG CAATACTGATGTTCCGTATCCTCCGAACCGAGAACAAGACGGCTGTGAAAGTGATCCATCTTCTGATGCAAGCCCTTGCCTTGATTTGTGCGTGTATCGCACTCAAAGCTGTCTTTACTTTCCACACCACAATGGGTTTCCCACATCTTTACTCGTTGCATAGCTGGGTTGGACTGACTGCTTTTATTCTATTCTCTCTTCAG tggaTCGTTGGCTTTGTCTCGTTCTTCTTCCCGAAGCTACGAGAGGATTTCCGTGCCTCATATCTTCCCATCCACCGATACTTCGGAGTCGCCATCTTTGCCACCGCTGTAGCAGCTGCCCTTATTGGAATTAATGAGAAATTGTTTTTCGTTTA CTCTGGAACGGACGGTAATGAGAAGTACGCCTCTCGCCCGAACGGAGCCTACGTGGGGAACTTCTTAGCCTTCTTCATTTTGATCTTCGCCCTCATCGTTGGCTACCTCGTCACCCATCCCAAATATATCCGAGAGCAACAACCCAACGAAGAGACCATGCCCCTGGCTTCATCAGCAGCCATGAGACAGTTCCAGTCCACCGACCAGGTCCCCGAAGCCGAGGAGGCGAAGTAG
- the LOC129274550 gene encoding transmembrane ascorbate-dependent reductase CYB561-like isoform X2, with protein sequence MLCFYLLLGISQALAVIILILAGFWTGHTLGGFAWDGTSKEFNLHPLLMILGFIFLYGDAILMFRILRTENKTAVKVIHLLMQALALICACIALKAVFTFHTTMGFPHLYSLHSWVGLTAFILFSLQWIVGFVSFFFPKLREDFRASYLPIHRYFGVAIFATAVAAALIGINEKLFFVYSGTDGNEKYASRPNGAYVGNFLAFFILIFALIVGYLVTHPKYIREQQPNEETMPLASSAAMRQFQSTDQVPEAEEAK encoded by the exons ATGCTTTGCTTCTATCTTCTCCTGGGTATCTCCCAAGCCCTAGCGGTTATCATCCTGATCCTAGCGGGGTTCTGGACCGGTCACACCCTCGGTGGATTCGCCTGGGATGGTACATCGAAGGAATTCAACCTTCATCCACTCCTCATGATCCTCGGGTTTATATTCCTATACGGAGATG CAATACTGATGTTCCGTATCCTCCGAACCGAGAACAAGACGGCTGTGAAAGTGATCCATCTTCTGATGCAAGCCCTTGCCTTGATTTGTGCGTGTATCGCACTCAAAGCTGTCTTTACTTTCCACACCACAATGGGTTTCCCACATCTTTACTCGTTGCATAGCTGGGTTGGACTGACTGCTTTTATTCTATTCTCTCTTCAG tggaTCGTTGGCTTTGTCTCGTTCTTCTTCCCGAAGCTACGAGAGGATTTCCGTGCCTCATATCTTCCCATCCACCGATACTTCGGAGTCGCCATCTTTGCCACCGCTGTAGCAGCTGCCCTTATTGGAATTAATGAGAAATTGTTTTTCGTTTA CTCTGGAACGGACGGTAATGAGAAGTACGCCTCTCGCCCGAACGGAGCCTACGTGGGGAACTTCTTAGCCTTCTTCATTTTGATCTTCGCCCTCATCGTTGGCTACCTCGTCACCCATCCCAAATATATCCGAGAGCAACAACCCAACGAAGAGACCATGCCCCTGGCTTCATCAGCAGCCATGAGACAGTTCCAGTCCACCGACCAGGTCCCCGAAGCCGAGGAGGCGAAGTAG
- the LOC129274551 gene encoding uncharacterized protein LOC129274551: protein MEGDAEYFTHPDRMRGAPGRKQNAMMHLQLKSFESMLQTFLEKHETGSLYRAFAKVIPHNRHVNTLDGLKEFTNRWFSDLEDRHLTDKSTTQRIEDFNQDIKYLKDMKTTFDERIYSVLFEFYYEMVMEEIPQAAKLVERGRRASSEVMGSNLLVMSNTKGYDALNESMPVRKLYDISKDCEMLFLTIHQLQLIDVRWGSLLKSEEVDVELFDPESIHDVKLYPNHYRFGELLRLIPDIMHKTQNAIKLARSWWYQAEKIRRRLRGQKIREDTSSDPPLESDGIHSAESPKEHLPTADILHEDRSTIPYRSPSPQKRHRLDEYHNPSTDYRNEETLDKEFKEEKSERYTERIPSDAQDDPLVSRTPQDIDFETHPTFPAVTETVEKRLKELTTSIALRRMELASETNELEFFNRRQERIRKLRSNMKLADNAIEAMEDELKIYTRVKERLILQLEEAEDYSERRHISEKLKTIDQKVNDIQELSKVSKYRQKLMNSDLKLKLDLKATFTRYQNEVEGRVDLLSSSVQEEEERKDQLEHELMLLHLQDGLDRQDHTSSKDKGILHKNRHHIDKTNKAQVIPRAAKKATRSVPWLESSRESLEDAIQTDYDLDTPAYKESYSPDLLYDHLRQLGTSRDHDRASDYGDVSPDLLKQISRNSIDSGVNGMGNMNHDKKVRRQEGKRNHLLTHQVTQNNGYASELNGFKAKQERSKLSRKTPIPEIHYLPPSSKGNREHWEDPENVFSDEFDYDPHGHDGTDDQDTGYPDDNGSRRKVHRRHPPATTKGMDLPTRNVKRHPRRSLAQKNIGAPVSHLPQLREEDDRSPTAPRTDRTPRMYDPKRESQDSLINSYSPVPLYMPLGVHQSSKLNHGEGGGGSRNSKKAQGLAPRSKIDQPDLLSPLYQQNKKQQRRKPHTVSRIPVKTIY from the exons ATGGAGGGTGATGCAGAATACTTT ACGCACCCGGACCGGATGCGAGGTGCTCCTGGGAGGAAACAGAACGCTATGATGCATCTACAGCTGAAGAGCTTCGAGAGCATGTTACAAACCTTCCTTGAGAAACACGAGACGGGGTCACTCTATCGCGCCTTCGCCAAGGTTATTCCTC ATAATCGTCATGTGAATACTTTGGATGGTTTGAAAGAATTTACAAATCGCTGGTTCTCGGATCTTGAAGATAGGCATCTTACCGACAAATCAACTACGCAACGGATCGAAGACTTCAACCAGGATATCAAATACCTTAAAGATATGAAAACGACATTTGATGAACGTATCTATTCAGTACTGTTTGAATTTTATTACGAGATGGTGATGGAGGAGATTCCGCAAGCTGCCAAACTGGTCGAGAGAGGGCGTCGTGCAAGTAGCGAGGTCATGGGTTCTAATCTCCTTGTCATGTCAAACACCAAAGGCTACGACGCGCTTAATGAGTCAATGCCAGTCAGGAAGTTGTACGATATTTCCAAAGATTGCGAGATGCTATTTTTAACCATCCACCAACTGCAACTGATTGATGTCCGCTGGGGTAGTCTTCTGAAATCAGAGGAAGTGGATGTTGAATTGTTCGATCCTGAATCGATTCATGATGTGAAGCTCTATCCAAATCACTATAGATTCGGGGAGCTATTACGACTTATACCAGATATCATGCATAAGACACAAAACGCCATCAAGTTAGCACGAAGCTGGTGGTACCAGGCTGAAAAGATAAGAAGACGTCTTCGAGGACAGAAGATCCGTGAAGACACGAGCTCCGATCCTCCTTTGGAAAGTGATGGCATTCACTCAGCTGAATCTCCAAAGGAGCATCTGCCTACAGCTGACATATTACACGAGGACCGGTCAACCATACCCTACAGATCGCCCTCTCCACAAAAGCGTCACAGACTTGATGAATATCACAATCCCAGCACTGACTACAGAAATGAAGAAACACTGGATAAGGAgttcaaagaagaaaaaagtgaaagatACACTGAAAGAATTCCTTCCGATGCACAAGATGATCCCTTGGTTTCGAGAACACCCCAAGACATAGATTTTGAAACTCACCCAACGTTTCCTGCAGTCACCGAAACAGTTGAAAAACGACTCAAAGAACTCACCACTTCTATTGCTTTGAGACGAATGGAGTTAGCCTCAGAGACCAACGAACTTGAATTCTTTAATCGCAGACAAGAAAGAATCCGAAAATTGAGATCAAACATGAAGCTTGCAGACAACGCGATAGAAGCAATGGAAGACGAACTGAAGATCTATACACGAGTAAAAGAGCGACTTATTCTGCAGTTAGAAGAAGCAGAAGACTACTCAGAAAGAAGACACATTTCAGAGAAGCTTAAGACTATTGATCAGAAAGTAAATGATATTCAAGAGCTctcaaaagtttcaaaatatcGTCAAAAACTAATGAAtagtgacttgaaactcaagcTAGACCTCAAAGCAACATTCACCAG GTACCAAAATGAGGTGGAAGGGCGAGTTGATCTATTATCCTCATCAGTCCaagaagaagaggagaggaAAGACCAACTAGAACATGAACTAATGTTACTTCATCTGCAGGATGGCTTAGACAGACAAGATCACACGAGCTCCAAGGACAAAGGGATTTTGCACAAGAATCGCCACCATATTGACAAGACAAACAAGGCTCAAGTTATACCTAGGGCGGCAAAGAAAGCAACTAGGAGTGTCCCCTGGTTAGAAAGCAGCAGGGAATCTCTCGAAGATGCTATTCAAACTGATTATGATCTTGATACACCGGCATACAAGGAGTCGTATTCCCCAGATCTACTCTATGATCATTTGCGACAACTTGGTACAAGTAGGGATCATGATAGAGCTTCTGATTACGGGGATGTTAGTCCGGATCTCTTGAAACAAATAAGTCGTAACTCTATTGATAGCGGGGTCAATGGAATGGgaaacatgaatcatgataaaAAGGTCAGACGTCAAGAGGGCAAACGGAATCATTTACTCACACATCAGGTTACTCAAAACAACGGATATGCCTCTGAGTTAAACGGTTTCAAAGCCAAGCAAGAAAGATCAAAACTCAGTCGGAAAACTCCTATTCCTGAAATACACTATCTTCCCCCAAGTTCTAAAGGAAACAGGGAGCACTGGGAAGAccctgaaaatgtattttctgaTGAATTTGATTACGACCCACATGGACACGATGGGACCGATGACCAAGATACAGGTTACCCTGACGATAACGGCAGCAGACGAAAGGTACACAGAAGACATCCTCCTGCAACAACGAAAGGCATGGATTTACCGACGAGAAATGTAAAAAGACATCCTCGAAGGTCACTGGCACAGAAGAACATCGGTGCTCCAGTGTCTCATCTGCCACAACTGCGTGAGGAGGACGACCGATCACCTACAGCTCCAAGGACAGACCGAACACCAAGAATGTACGATCCAAAGAGAGAGAGCCAAGATAGTCTGATCAACTCCTATTCGCCGGTTCCGCTCTACATGCCTCTCGGTGTTCATCAGAGCAGTAAACTGAACCATGGTGAAGGTGGGGGAGGATCTAGGAATTCTAAAAAGGCACAGGGATTGGCGCCAAGGAGCAAGATAGACCAACCAGATCTTCTGTCACCATTGtaccaacaaaataaaaaacaacaaaggaGAAAACCACACACAGTTAGCCGTATCCCAGTCAAAACAATATACTGA